Proteins encoded in a region of the Cytobacillus pseudoceanisediminis genome:
- the ytfJ gene encoding GerW family sporulation protein, protein MSDHPIQGLMTTAMENLKEMIDVNTIIGDPVETPDGSVILTVSKVGFGFAAGGSEFMLDGQSGEEKGHPFGGGSGGGVSITPIAFLIVNSQGVKMVHLDESTHLYEKILDLAPQAVDKIQQMFNKKDGGAGNQQSQPQSQNNDEYSGKKQDLDI, encoded by the coding sequence ATGTCTGACCATCCTATTCAAGGTCTTATGACTACTGCCATGGAAAACCTGAAAGAGATGATTGATGTTAACACCATAATTGGGGATCCAGTAGAAACCCCTGATGGAAGTGTAATTTTAACCGTTTCAAAGGTCGGCTTTGGTTTTGCCGCAGGAGGAAGCGAATTCATGCTTGATGGACAATCAGGCGAGGAAAAGGGCCACCCGTTTGGCGGCGGAAGCGGCGGCGGTGTCTCCATCACTCCAATCGCCTTTTTGATTGTCAATTCTCAAGGGGTGAAAATGGTTCATCTGGATGAAAGCACTCATTTATATGAGAAAATTCTTGACCTTGCTCCACAGGCCGTCGATAAAATTCAGCAAATGTTCAACAAGAAAGACGGAGGAGCCGGCAATCAGCAAAGCCAGCCTCAGAGTCAAAACAATGATGAGTACAGCGGCAAGAAACAAGACCTTGATATTTAA